The Miscanthus floridulus cultivar M001 chromosome 6, ASM1932011v1, whole genome shotgun sequence genomic interval aaaaagtaGTATGAATTGAACACAACAAAAATTCTTATGCGAAACTAAAATATGAGTCCTCTGAGTTTTCAAACACACCACACGCCCTGACAATGCCGGTCAGGCAGGCCCAATGCTATAGTCAGCTGAGATAGACACAAATCAATATTTGCAGCATAAAAACCCCATACACTATATAAAATAGCTTACTGAGTTTGAGCTTTTGCAGTATATATATACCACATGAAACGACAAAATAGTCGGCGGTACTATACTGTATACATGCTGCCATAGGATGTTTAACAAAGTTACTCTATATTAGAAAGGAAAAAAAGGATATACGTAGGAAACAATTCACAGCTACGGTGATTGATGCGTACAAAGGCGCCTATttgtatgtgtgtgtatatacgGTACCGGCCGTTCGTACCGTATCCGTATGTTACAGCCTTTGACGGCGGCTGTGGAGACTGCAGAGAAACCTCAGGGGTGGAGGATTGGTGGGTCAGCGAAAGGCCCGTAGAGCCAGCCTTTGGCGATGTGGCCGTAGGCTGCCTCGGTCAGGTGGGCGCCGTCCCAGCTCCAGTGGTTGGAAGGGTCCTGGCACGCGTACGCCCCTGCCTCGCCGCACTTGGACGTCAGGTTGAAGTTGTACTCCCCCACGCCCGCCGCACCGCAGCAGGCTCGCGGCATCTGTTTCAGCATCCCTGCGCAAAAAACGACCATCAGACGTTCAGAACATGCGGCGAAAGAGCAGAGCAGAGGCCCAAGCCTAAAGGGTTCGTGTTCGTCATCACTCCGTCTGTTGATTACTCAGTTACATCACCTTTAGTTAGGTGTCAGTGTCACCTTCGATCACCTTCAGCCGACGTATGCAACGCGAGGCAAGCTCCGTCACGTCGccagagcgagagcgagagcgagaccAGCACGcagccgccggccggccggccagcgAAGCCCGCTGGAAAACTCCGATCCGGACCGGCAATCCACCCTTTCTTTTCCTATGGTATTCTCTCGTGACCGTTCAAACACGAAACCTCGCTTCAGATACCCAACCACCCTGCGGGCCCAGAAACGCACGCGTCGTCCCTGCCCGCGTCACCCctgtggattttttttttcctcGGACTCACTGTCTCCCGGCCCGGGCTGCTAGCCGCTGACACGGGAGCTACCCGCGCTGACGTAAGGAACCGAACTTGCAACAACCTTAGAGGCAAACAACTGCCGTGGCCACGGGGGCGCCGCCGGCCCGGCGCCGGGGAAGAGACAGCTGGAGTAGGAGGAGGGACCGCGCTCACCGTACTCTTCGGCGTGGAGGATGAACTGGATGGCGGGCGTGTAGTAGTCAGCGTAGACGATGCGCACGGCGGGGTGCCTGGCGCGGAGCTCCTCGACCTTGCGCTGCAGCGCGGCGTTGTGCACCCACGACAGCGTGTTGAGCTCCTTGACGCACCCGCTCCGGGGCCCGTACGCCGCGGCCGGCTTGTCGCTGAACGTGGACAGGAACATGGGGAAGCAGCCGGTGGGCAGCAGCCCCGGCACCACTAGGTCCACGGCGCCCTCCGCGATCAGCTCCTCCACGCCCCGCGCGATGGCGCCCACCACGTGCGGCACCAGCGCGTGCACCTCCTCCAGTGGCCGGAAGGAGAAGATCGTCGACCCGTAGTCGTTGCCCCCGAACTCGCCCACCACAAACAGCGACCGCCGGAACAGCTCCCGGCACTCTGGTATATATGTACATCATGCGTCAGACACGCCATAAGTGTGTGAAGGATGTCAGGTCGGCCATCGGAGAAGAATTCATGGAAACCTTGCGGGGAGCTGCAGATGCTGGGCTTCATGTCCCGGAACCACCCGATCTGGGTGTGCAGGGAGCCGGAGCTCCACACGGCGCGCGCCAGCCCGTGCTCCTCGAAGAAGTCCATGCCCAGCGCCGTGGCGCCCGTAATGGCGAAGTTGGCGCCGCGGTGGAACGTCGCGTTCTTCGCCTTGgacggcggcagcagcggcagcccCAGCTCCTGCGCTGCTCCCCACTCATGCAGacgacagacagacagacacggTTCATCAGCTCCTGCTCGGGAACGGGAAAGCGCATGCGTGCGTTGCCTACCGATGAAGTCGATGACGACGCGGCCGTCGGAGACGCGCCCCGTGGGGTAGCCGAAGTAGGTCATGCCGTACGGCGAGCGCGCCGTGGCCAGGTAGTCCGGGATGCCGTCCACGCAGAGGTTGCCGGTGTCCGACAGGGAGTCCCCGAAGCTGAACACGGCCGCGTACTCCCGGGCCATGGCCGCCCGCGGCGCCGCAACCGCGAGCGCCAGCAGAACCAGGCACGCCAGCAACAGCCGACGCCTCATGGTGCCGCGACGGTGGCTTCAGTCCGTGTCGACGGCCGACTTGCTCCTGCTCGCCCGTCTAAACTCTCGTGTGCGGACCGGGTCGTCGGACGGGGACACGACCTGCCGGCTCGGTAAAACAAGCATGGATGATAATGGATTGGAGGGCAAGAAGCAAGATTAGTACCAGTACCTCGGTTTGATCAGGTCCTCTGATGCAGACATGGACACGATGGGGTTGTTCAGAAAGGTCAGAGCGAGTGGTTAAAAAATGTCAGACACAGGCAGGCGATAGTATCAAATTGAgttttcttcttttcattttaAAGTCAGCATTCTTATACTATCTTATTACAGCAATGAAAGAATTTACAATGGATGACTAACTATGGCTGCCCTAAATCGCAATTCTAAACAAAATGGTTCAAACCTTGGGTAGCCACGAATTATAAACTTTTTGATTGAGTAATATAAAACGAGAAACTAACGAAAGAATTCTGGGAAAATTGGCCGGCTTTTAGCTTCTGTAAGGAGTTAGTCTTGGTCCCTGTTTGTGGGATCTGTTTACTCTTCTAGCCTTCTAGTTCATGTATCCACGACAGTTAGGAGCTTTGCACAGGCATGGAACCTTGCAGTCTTCGGATTCGTCAGGGTCAAACAAGTAGTCATACCTGCACGTTCAGAACCAGCATTAGATGAAACGGTATCATTCAGGATCTCGTGCCAATGAATTTCAGAAGTTGTGTACATGTCAGAAGAAAAGGGCAGAGCTGAGGAATTACGTCAGTTCTTCTCCAGCAGAGACATCTCTCTTGGCAATAAGAATGATCTGGTTCCTGTCACCACTGACAGTCATGATCCTAGCATAGCAGTTTGGCATACACTGAAAGAGCAAAACGAAAACTTAGTTGTCATTTTGTCAGGCTGTTACATATGGCAAGAAGATGCAAAATTGACGTATGAAGGTTTACCGAGTGATTAATTAGGCGTGCTATGTTTCCTTTGTCAGTAGCATCGATGACAACATCTTCACTTATCTTGAACAACTGCACAAGCACCACAGAACAAAAGAGAGTCAATGAAAAAGAGGGGATGCCAAATGTTTGGTATCAACCATACATAGGTTATGCTCTTTCTTATTACAAAGTGCTTCTGCAGCCTCTTATGTTTTCACCAAAATTCAAGACTTCAAGTTTCTATTCTTTTTTATATATGCTCTTCCTTGAACTTTTTAACTAGATTTGTATTGTAAACCTCAAAACTTGAAGCAAGTATAGCAATCAGTAAATTCTATCTAAGTATCTATTTTCCCACTAATAGCAGGCAGTAGCAATACATGTAAGCACAATAAGTGATAACTCACATAGCAATCCATTTTTTCTTTATGGTACTGTGCTTCCCTCAAATCAGCAACACACCGCCTAACTTGTTCACCACGATACTCAATAACCTGGCACAAGATTAATTAAGCTGTCAGCTCACATTTTATTTCTCAAACGAGTAGGAGAACTGGGCACCATTGCATTAGAGAAAGCGGTCAGATGGCACATTAAGGACGAACTCCACACTTGCAATGAATGGAGACCAAGCAATTCTAGAAAAATAGGGATACAATTGTATTGTATGGATATAAATGTTAGCACCGATTATCAGTTGCTGAGACAAATGAGATCTATTTGGGGGGTTTATTAAGCTGAATACTCAACTGAGAAACAAATACTCCCTCCCATGGTTCTTAAAGCATTAAGGCAAGGCATAGCAACTCACCATGCTCGTCACCTAGGCAGTTAAGGCATGGCGGGAAGGCAGGCAAGGCGGACGCCAATAGTGCCATACATACAGATAAATCAAAAAGGAAAGGAACAATAAACCACCTCAATGGGCTATAACCACAACAGCAAATGAGCCTACTAGCCTATTAAAGCCCAACCCAAGTCAGCAGCCCACAATGACCCCTCCCCTCAGGTTCCCATCTCACGCTCCCTACCTCTCAAGAATGGAGCCCTGCTtgacccccaccccaccccaccccaaccCCCCACCCCCCACACACACCCCCCAAAAAAAGGCAGGGTAGATCTGCGCAGGCCATTGCGCTGGAGATTGCAGGCAGAGCTGTGTCAGCCATCACGCCAGAGCCTAGGATGGAAGAAGCACGAAACAGAGCCGGCACCGATGGCACATCTTCTCTCCTCCCCTCTTGTAGCTATAGGGGAGACAACTTGACCCCAGGgagcgcctaggcgacgccttaagAGCCATGCTATCTCCATCCACAGATTAAAGTGGAGGGTAAATAACTATGATGCCCCTCAATCACACAGTTAACACCTGCCTTTTCATATAACCAAGGCTATAAATGGCAGGCATCAAGCCATCAATTTAATGGTGAGGGAGGGGATGCATAAATTAGGTAAAAATGCATACATTTGTGGACAAACTTTAAATGTTAGGAATGCATTCATTTGTGAACAGAGGGAGTAGCAAATTACAGAATCATTTCATTTGGGGCCTGCTTGGGAAGGTGGGATTTCGATCACACTAGGATTTAAATCTGATGTGAAGTCCTAAAATTAATGTCAGGAGCAACTTCCCTCATTCAGACACCCCCTGAGAGGTATGTCCATCTCTGGATATATAGATATCATATATCAATGCCAAGCAGTCAATATTCATTTGATGGAACACAAGCTCACAGATTACCAACTGCACTCCTGTTGCCTAGACACATGAAAAGGTTATTTGGGACACCTAACCTACCTAATGATAAAAAATTAACTTGTTTTCTTAGATTTTGAGCACACATTAATGCCATATCTGCATGTTCTTCAAATGTCATCATTGATTATTTGATATACCTAATGAACTGACTAGATAAGCTATGCAAATAACTAAACATAATATAGATAATACAAGTCAACATGCTATACCATTTGCCCCTCCTGAATATTCCTTGCAGCAAAGAGCCCCCATCCATGAATTCCAGATCGACCACAAGAGACCCTCAAATTTTCAGTTTTCTGCAACCATCAGTTTGTTTATCAGTGTGCTGACACAACCTTGTAGTATCTAATGAACAGCAGTTACTCAGAGACTTAACCTGTAAATACTCAAGCCGCTCTTTAAATGTTGAAAAAGATTGATCATCCTTACAGTCCTGTTAACAAGGAACAGGAAATAATAAGGTGAATAAATGAATCTGCATTCACGCTCGAGAGTGCTAGCACTCAGAATGAGACAATTACCATGCACGCATTAAGGCCATCAATAAAATCCTGGGAGTGGTGTCGAGGTCCCATAATCCGGTGGGCAATAGCCTCTCCTGGTTCTTTCTGAAAAATGGAGATAACTTAGTAATTAGTATTTACTGTTTTTTAGTACAATAGCCCTAAAGGCTTAACAGCAGGAACCAAAAATGAGACCAAGACAAAGATCCATAGGACACAATAAACTAGCAGTAATTGCAACAATGCTCAATGATAAGAAAGCATGTGTGATGCATTCATGCATGTAAAATGATTGATACCAATGCTAGAGAACCAGTTGTTCCAAATACAAGCAATTGACAAAACCAACTGCCACTAAGAGTTTATTCTTGAACCAGCAAACAAGCCAAGTAGTTGAACAACAAAGAAATTACGGGAGTGAAAGAAAGAATGTAATATACAACTGATGTGCTAGGAAATAATTAGTAAAAGTAAATGTTTAAAAAAGAATTCAAAATTCATCCATGACAATAAGCACCATCTTTTCTCAAAAATTAGGAATGAAGACAATTAAGAGCAATAAGCAGATGCAAGAAAACTACCTTGTATTTCAACATTTCATAGGTCAGGCACTTTGCGACTAGACAGTCAGAAACTATAGGAGGAAGCACTTTCTCCTGGTGATTTTCCTTCCTGACGAGTCTTGCAGCTGTCTGTTTCTCACCATTTTGGAGAAAAAATTTGGTAGAGAAAACACCTTCAGGTGTCTTCATTGTCAACACATTGTCTGGGTCAGGAGTACTACAGAAGGGGAAACAATTGCATATCAGGTGTCAGCCGCATATATTTGTGGTATTTACTAACTTCAGGGTATATTGCCACTTTTACTTGTTATAAGATCACTATGAAAAAGGCCTGAAAGAACACATCTACATGGTTGTGACCCTACATTAGAGTTACTTTTGTATATAAATAAACAAAAAGAACCACCAAGTGAACTGAAATGATTTGACCAGAACAAAAGAGAAACCGGGATTGGAACGAAAATGTTACCTATGAAAATCACAGTAGGAAACCATTTTTGTAATGTGCCTGCCACTTCTTTCAGAGTATTGCAGCTACAAGAACAAAAAGTTCACAGTTTAATGACCTGTCTAAAAATATGGATAGCAAATAAATATTTCCTTTTGAACAAATGTACAAATCATGTTTAAATTACTCTAAAACCTAGCTGCAATGGAACTATTTAGGCAATAATAAAAAAACGAAACATGCAAAAAAAAGGTAGATTTTACACAAAATAATGATGGTTAACAATACCACCATACAGTTTGAGACACTGCCTGACAATAATATAATATCAACCTAATAAGCGGACAGGGCTCAAAAACTGTACATCATACGTCAATAACATTTTGCATTAGGATGAAGCAATGTAAATTAATGAAACAAGGAAACACAATCTTTTTCATCAAAAATAGCCACTATAAAATGTGAAGCATTCAACCTCCATGCTATATCCAGCTCTTGATGCACACATTGCGTGGTAATACGTAGAGCACTTGTAGCATTCTGTGCAGGCACCATGCATTTGCTTGCATATGACACAAGTCTGCAGTTAATATGAAAAAATGCAAATATTAGGTGAAATTTGAATGGAAAGCACAGGAATTAAGATTTTGGATGCAAATTGTGAAAATATCAATTAAAAATCTCAACCTTCTTAAAGTACTCTACAGGGATGCTCATTATTCCCATAGCTGGCTCCATAGTCTCCTCAACCGGAAAAGAGACTTTAGGCTGAAACCAGGCACATGTAACATGAACCCACAGTCCCTCAATATCTGTTGGCTTGAGAGCACCCCCTGTGTTAACAGAAATTCAGTAGTACAAGTTAATAGCTTCAAACAACAATGACAGACAGGACATCTGAAACAAATTTAAAGCACCAATAGAATATATTAAACAAGGAACAAAGTTTATCACGGTACAAGTGTCACTGACAAGCATCACTCTGATGAGATTATTTGAAGAAAAAAATCTTTAATGGCTGGTGAACATAGTGAAACAGAAGAGTATATTATAGGCTACAAATTCCCATTATAAGCAATACCTTTGACAGGACATAGGCAGCATTCTCTTTTCTGTTGGCGGAATTCACATGCTCGACAAAGCCATGTTGTAAGATCTTGTACAGCTCGTGCACCATAGCATTCCTGGTGAACAGCTATTTGGCACCTGAGCAAATAAATATCGGAGTGGTAATGCAGTCAATTACGAGTCAAACATCAACATAAAGGTCACCTTAAAACATACGGTGAAATATAAAATTAAGGGTGCTAACCGAAGCAAGGCCAGCAAGAATACCTGTTGCAAATTATAATTTTGTTGTAGTCCCAATCCTCAACCCATCGACAAACAGCACAGCGTT includes:
- the LOC136461566 gene encoding GDSL esterase/lipase At5g45910-like — encoded protein: MRRRLLLACLVLLALAVAAPRAAMAREYAAVFSFGDSLSDTGNLCVDGIPDYLATARSPYGMTYFGYPTGRVSDGRVVIDFIAQELGLPLLPPSKAKNATFHRGANFAITGATALGMDFFEEHGLARAVWSSGSLHTQIGWFRDMKPSICSSPQECRELFRRSLFVVGEFGGNDYGSTIFSFRPLEEVHALVPHVVGAIARGVEELIAEGAVDLVVPGLLPTGCFPMFLSTFSDKPAAAYGPRSGCVKELNTLSWVHNAALQRKVEELRARHPAVRIVYADYYTPAIQFILHAEEYGMLKQMPRACCGAAGVGEYNFNLTSKCGEAGAYACQDPSNHWSWDGAHLTEAAYGHIAKGWLYGPFADPPILHP